The following coding sequences are from one bacterium SCSIO 12741 window:
- a CDS encoding SDR family oxidoreductase translates to MTPRKVALVTGGSRGLGKEMALRIAEYNIDVVITYHQNEAAALEVVREIEKRGVTGHCLQLDSRDTHSFDSFYTKFGDWLVETRGSKKFDFLVNNAGTGIQSAIADTTEEQFDEMLHIHLKGVFFFTQKALPHLNDEGSIINISSGLARFAFPGYAAYAIMKGAIEVFTRYLAKELGPRGITANVVAPGAVATDFGGGSNRDNEQKRNLISSVTALGRVGEAEDIGGIVAFLCSEDAHWMTAQRLEASGGTLI, encoded by the coding sequence ATGACACCACGAAAAGTAGCTTTAGTAACCGGCGGTAGTCGCGGACTGGGTAAAGAAATGGCACTGCGCATTGCGGAATACAATATTGACGTAGTCATCACCTATCATCAAAATGAAGCAGCAGCCCTTGAGGTTGTTCGCGAAATCGAAAAAAGAGGAGTTACCGGACACTGCCTTCAACTCGATAGTCGGGATACCCATTCTTTCGACTCATTTTACACAAAATTCGGAGATTGGTTAGTGGAAACCCGGGGATCAAAAAAGTTTGATTTTCTGGTCAACAACGCAGGCACGGGAATACAATCAGCCATCGCCGACACCACTGAAGAGCAATTTGACGAAATGCTGCATATCCATCTTAAAGGCGTGTTCTTTTTTACTCAAAAAGCACTGCCCCACTTAAACGATGAGGGAAGTATTATCAATATTTCTTCTGGCCTGGCTCGTTTTGCTTTTCCAGGTTACGCGGCTTACGCCATAATGAAGGGCGCTATTGAAGTATTTACACGTTATCTTGCAAAAGAACTTGGACCGAGAGGAATTACAGCCAATGTGGTAGCTCCCGGAGCCGTAGCTACCGATTTTGGAGGAGGTTCTAACCGGGATAATGAACAAAAAAGAAACCTGATCTCAAGCGTTACTGCTTTGGGCCGGGTGGGTGAAGCAGAAGATATTGGTGGCATTGTGGCCTTTTTGTGCTCCGAAGATGCCCATTGGATGACTGCCCAGCGCCTGGAAGCTTCAGGAGGAACTTTGATATAG
- a CDS encoding helix-turn-helix transcriptional regulator has translation MYHINSISDYHKLAGLPKPEHPLVSLVDYSQVNYPNDQEEISLVQGNYVIALKRGVQGKMRYGQQPYDFDEGLMSFIAPQQVVRIKTHVNPEQKPSGWLLLFHPDFLWNTSLAQSIREFDFFDYEVHEALFLSDKEEQSIMGIMQNIRQEYHSNIDAFSQKIIISQMEVLLNYAQRFYQRQFITRKKSNHEILSKLEQLLQDYFDQQDLRHSGLPQVQDLADQLNLSPNYLSSMLKVVTGQNTQQHIHNKLIEKAKEKLTSTQLSVSEIAYDLGFEHSQSFSRLFKNKVKVSPLEFRRWFEK, from the coding sequence ATGTATCACATTAACAGCATCAGCGATTACCATAAACTAGCGGGGCTCCCAAAACCGGAGCACCCGCTGGTTAGTTTGGTCGATTACAGCCAGGTGAATTACCCCAATGATCAAGAGGAGATAAGTCTGGTTCAAGGAAACTATGTGATTGCCTTGAAGCGGGGCGTTCAGGGCAAAATGCGCTACGGTCAGCAGCCCTATGATTTCGATGAGGGCTTGATGTCATTTATCGCTCCTCAGCAGGTTGTGAGAATAAAGACCCATGTTAATCCTGAGCAGAAACCAAGTGGATGGCTGCTTTTGTTTCACCCCGATTTTTTGTGGAACACCTCCCTGGCTCAATCCATCAGGGAATTTGATTTTTTCGATTACGAGGTTCATGAGGCCCTGTTTCTATCCGATAAGGAGGAGCAATCCATCATGGGTATTATGCAAAACATTCGGCAGGAATACCATTCCAACATCGACGCCTTTAGTCAAAAGATCATCATCTCTCAAATGGAGGTTTTGCTGAACTATGCTCAACGATTTTACCAAAGGCAGTTTATTACCCGCAAGAAATCCAACCATGAAATTTTGAGCAAATTGGAGCAACTCCTTCAGGATTACTTCGACCAGCAAGACTTAAGGCACTCCGGCCTTCCCCAGGTACAAGACCTGGCTGATCAACTCAACCTGTCTCCCAATTACCTCAGCTCTATGCTCAAGGTAGTTACCGGCCAGAATACGCAGCAACACATCCACAACAAACTCATTGAAAAAGCCAAGGAGAAGTTGACAAGCACTCAACTCTCCGTCAGTGAAATTGCCTATGATTTGGGATTTGAGCACTCTCAATCCTTTAGTCGGTTGTTTAAGAACAAGGTGAAGGTATCGCCGCTTGAGTTTCGCCGATGGTTTGAGAAGTAA